One segment of Streptomyces roseifaciens DNA contains the following:
- a CDS encoding amino acid permease, with product MTRTSATSAPERAVSDQAPGGTDLSHGLKQRHLSMIALGGVIGAGLFVGSGAGIAAAGPAIVLAYAVSGLLVMLVMRMLGEMAAANPSSGTFSVHAEKAIGPWAGFAAGWMFWVELCVGIAVEAIGAAHIMQSWFPSTASWMWVLIFMAVFCGTNLAAVSNFGEFEFWFAALKVAAIGVFLLLGVLAIFGALPGTEAPGSDNLTGHGGFVPNGANGLVVGLLASVFAYGGLETVTIAAAESEHPVKGVAQAVRTAMWRIALFYVGSMLVIVTVLPWNDKALLTDGPYVAVLKHLDIPAAGQIMNVIVLVALLSAMNANIYGASRMSHSLVMRGEGPRFLAKVTGGVPRLTVIASSAFGFFAVLLSYWWPDTVFKWLLYMTGAAVLVVWGFIAVTQLRMRRQLERSAPEKLVVKMWLFPGLTWVALAGIVAVLSLMLREEDTRVQLYFTAGLTGALALIGYVRQRMTAAKH from the coding sequence ATGACTCGGACTTCTGCGACCTCCGCGCCCGAGCGCGCGGTCAGCGACCAGGCGCCGGGCGGCACGGATCTGTCGCACGGCCTCAAGCAGCGCCATCTGTCGATGATCGCCCTCGGCGGCGTCATCGGCGCCGGCCTCTTCGTCGGCTCCGGCGCGGGCATCGCCGCGGCCGGTCCGGCCATCGTGCTCGCCTATGCGGTCTCCGGACTGCTCGTGATGCTCGTGATGCGGATGCTGGGCGAGATGGCCGCGGCCAACCCGTCCTCGGGCACGTTCTCCGTGCACGCCGAGAAGGCGATAGGCCCCTGGGCTGGCTTCGCCGCCGGCTGGATGTTCTGGGTCGAGCTCTGTGTGGGCATCGCCGTGGAGGCGATCGGTGCGGCCCACATCATGCAGTCCTGGTTCCCCTCCACGGCCTCGTGGATGTGGGTGCTGATCTTCATGGCCGTCTTCTGCGGGACGAACCTCGCGGCGGTCAGCAACTTCGGCGAGTTCGAATTCTGGTTCGCGGCGCTCAAGGTCGCCGCGATCGGCGTCTTCCTCCTCCTGGGCGTCCTCGCCATCTTCGGCGCGCTGCCGGGCACCGAGGCCCCGGGCTCCGACAACCTCACCGGTCACGGCGGCTTCGTCCCCAACGGCGCCAACGGCCTGGTCGTGGGCCTGCTCGCCTCCGTCTTCGCCTACGGCGGCCTGGAGACGGTGACGATCGCGGCGGCCGAGTCCGAGCACCCGGTCAAGGGCGTCGCCCAGGCCGTCCGCACGGCGATGTGGCGGATCGCCCTCTTCTACGTCGGCTCGATGCTGGTCATCGTCACCGTGCTGCCCTGGAACGACAAGGCGCTCCTGACGGACGGCCCCTACGTGGCGGTGCTCAAGCACCTCGACATCCCGGCCGCCGGGCAGATCATGAACGTCATCGTCCTGGTCGCCCTGCTCTCCGCGATGAACGCCAACATCTACGGCGCCTCCCGGATGTCGCACTCCCTGGTCATGCGCGGCGAGGGCCCGCGGTTCCTGGCCAAGGTCACCGGCGGCGTGCCGCGGCTGACCGTGATCGCCTCCTCCGCCTTCGGCTTCTTCGCCGTCCTGCTCAGCTACTGGTGGCCCGACACCGTCTTCAAGTGGCTGCTGTACATGACGGGCGCCGCGGTGCTCGTGGTGTGGGGCTTCATCGCCGTCACCCAGCTGCGGATGCGCCGGCAGCTGGAGCGCTCGGCGCCGGAGAAGCTCGTGGTGAAGATGTGGCTCTTCCCGGGTCTGACCTGGGTGGCCCTGGCCGGCATCGTGGCGGTCCTCTCGCTGATGCTGCGCGAGGAGGACACCCGCGTCCAGCTGTACTTCACCGCCGGGCTGACGGGCGCCCTCGCCCTCATCGGCTACGTCCGGCAGCGCATGACGGCCGCGAAGCACTGA